The following are encoded together in the Lepidochelys kempii isolate rLepKem1 chromosome 7, rLepKem1.hap2, whole genome shotgun sequence genome:
- the LOC140914606 gene encoding neurotrypsin-like isoform X5 has product MGMRRPCCSVATRRLRPEPVTRESQQRSAFLLQVLVPRCGWLGERRASRGEWRSTTTASGAPSVMTNGTTGMPRWFAGNWGSVGLQRPSRGLTMGRDPAQSCWMKWSAQGTSCHWTSARRITGDSKTVITLRMQECPVTPSQRAQSGWQEAAPPAKGGWRFITGETGARCVMTAGRLSMPRWSAGSWASVALPAWHLRGSTHLAKALSFWTTWLVQAQSSLSWTVHTATGGSMTARMPRMWGSDAPLKPTRSLKALLLSVQVPSLTRCVSLCYDHWAYSRAGPPVRLADGESTKEGRVEVFLNGQWGSVCDDGWTDRDAAVVCRQLGYSGAAKARTMAYFGEGHGPIHLDNVECSGTERTLGECATPHSGIHNCWHSEDAGVICDYMEEKAQDTRHAGSASGTCGRRLLYRRKKRIIGGDKSLRGGWPWQASLRLQGFHRDTRLLCGATLIHSCWVLTAAHCFKRFGTDVRRYRLRVGDYHTGVREAFEREMPIERIVLHRNYRSSSNDNDIALVRMRGRGSHCLSFNHHVLPICLPDRKEKAAINSQACIISGWGDTGKSYSRTLLQGAVPLLPREDCEARYRGKFTNRMICAGNLSEDKRVDSCQGDSGGPLMCQRSTGRWVILGIISWGYGCGRKDSPGVYTKVSKFVPWIKKVTKL; this is encoded by the exons ATGGGGATGAGAAGGCCCTGCTGCAGTGTGGCTACCAGGAGGCTGCGTCCGGAGCCTGTAACCAGGGAATCGCAGCAGCGGAGTGCGTTCCTCCTGCAG GTGCTGGTGCCCCGCTGCGGCtggctgggggaaaggagagCTTCGCGGGGCGAGTGGAGGTCTACCACGACGGCAAGTGGGGCACCATCTGTGATGACCAATGGGACGACCGGGATGCCGAGGTGGTTTGCAGGCAACTGGGGTTCAG TGGGACTCCAAAGGCCTTCTCGTGGGCTCACTATGGGCAGGGATCCGGCCCAATCCTGCTGGATGAAGTGGAGTGCTCAGGGAACGAGTTGTCACTGGACCAGTGCAAGAAGAATAACTGGGGACAGCAAAACTGTGATCACATTGAGGATGCAGGAGTGTCCTGTGACCCCTTCACAG AGGGCACAGTCAGGCTGGCAGGAGGCCGCACCCCCAGCGAAGGGAGGGTGGAGGTTTATTACAGGGGAGACTGGGGCACGGTGTGTGATGACGGCTGGACGGCTCTCAATGCCCAGGTGGTCTGCAGGCAGCTGGGCTTCAG TGGCCCTGCCAGCCTGGCATCTGAGGGGGAGTACACACTTGGCCAAGGCTTTATCCTTCTGGACGACATGGCTTGTACAGGCACAGAGTTCTCTCTCCTGGACTGTCCACACAGCAACTGGGGGCAGCATGACTGCTCGCATGCCGAGGATGTGGGGGTCCGATGCTCCCCTGAAACCAACAAGATCATTGAAGGCACTGCTG CTTTCTGTCCAGGTCCCAAGTCTCACTCGATGCGTTTCCCTTTGTTATGATCACTGGGCTTATTCTCGTGCAGGGCCCCCTGTGCGGCTGGCGGATGGAGAGAGCACCAAGGAGGGGCGGGTAGAGGTGTTCCTGAATGGGCAGTGGGGCAGTGTCTGTGACGATGGCTGGACAGACAGGGATGCAGCTGTGGTTTGCAGGCAGCTGGGTTACAG CGGCGCAGCAAAAGCCAGGACGATGGCATATTTTGGGGAGGGGCATGGCCCGATCCATCTAGACAACGTGGAGTGCAGTGGCACAGAGCGCACACTGGGGGAATGCGCCACACCCCATAGTGGGATTCACAACTGCTGGCACAGTGAAGATGCTGGTGTGATCTGCGACTATATGGAAGAGAAGGCCCAAGACACCAGACACGCAG GTTCAGCATCTGGCACGTGTGGGAGGCGCTTGCTTTACCGTCGCAAGAAAAGGATAATTGGTGGAGACAAGTCCCTCAG AGGTGGTTGGCCATGGCAGGCCTCACTGCGGCTACAGGGGTTTCACAGAGACACTCGTCTGCTGTGTGGAGCCACACTGATCCACAGCTGCTGGGTCCTGACTGCAGCGCACTGCTTCAAAag GTTTGGCACTGATGTGCGCCGCTACCGGCTGCGGGTAGGCGATTACCACACAGGCGTGAGGGAGGCGTTTGAGAGGGAGATGCCCATCGAGAGGATCGTCCTTCACAGGAACTACCGGTCCAGCAGCAATGACAATGATATTGCCCTGGTCAGGATGCGGGGCAGGGGTAGCCACTGCCTCTCCTTCAATCACCATGTCCTGCCCATCTGCCTCCCTGACAGGAAGGAGAAGGCTGCCATTAACAGTCAGGCCTGCATTATCTCCGGCTGGGGAGACACAG GGAAGTCCTATTCAAGAACATTGCTTCAGGGGGCAGTGCCCCTTCTCCCAAGAGAAGATTGTGAGGCTCGTTACAGGGGCAAGTTTACTAACCGCATGATCTGTGCTGGAAACCTCTCTGAAGATAAGCGGGTGGACAGCTGCCAGGGTGACAGCGGTGGGCCGCTCATGTGTCAGAGATCAACTGGACGCTGGGTCATTCTGGGGATCATTTCCTGGGGTTATGGGTGTGGCCGGAAGGACTCCCCTGGAGTTTACACTAAGGTCAGCAAATTTGTGCCCTGGATCAAGAAAGTGACCAAGCTATAA